The region tattgAGAACCTGAAACTTATTTAAGCCTAATGATGGTTGGTGGTGTGATGGATTAGTTTGCTGAACAATATATCTTTGTTGTCACGATTATTGAACTTTCCGTTGAAGATTTATGACTCTGCTGTTAAACATTTAACGCAAGGTGCTTTTTTTGCAGGCCATATTTCCTCGCATATTTGGCCATGAAGGATCAGGGTAATCTATTCTTAATTTCTATCTTTGAACTATAGACAACATTAATCACTACTGATTCTTAGGATTTTTTATCTGAATTTCTTATGAAGAATTTCTTATAGAGTTACCTATTAGCTAGTACGAGAATTGCAGTGCATCAAATACTGATGTATCGAGTTCCTTGAGTGACAATGATCAACTACAAGCGTGCAGCAGCATCGGGGAACATTACTGATTTTAGAAAGTGTGACACTGTGCATGGCAATGTGATATAGTTGCATCGTGAACATAACTTAAATCATGGAAAAATGAGTAAATTTCTGAATAGATGTTGAATATTTAGTGTAGTTTTGCAGGATTGTTGAGAGTGTGGGACTGGGAGTGACTGAATTCAAAGAGGGTGACCATGTGCTAACAGTATTCATTGGAGAATGCATGACATGCAGACAGTGTACATCTGGAAAAAGTAACATTTGTCAAGTTTTAGGATTGGAAAGAAGGGGTTTAATGCACAGTGATCAGAAGACACGCTTCTCAGTAAAAGGGAAGCCTGTTTATCATTATTGCGCTGtttcaagtttcagtgaatatACAGTAATCCATTCCGGATGTGCAGTGAAAGTCAGCCCCCATGCACCTCTTGAGAAAATTTGCCTTCTGAGCTGTGGGGTTGCTGCAGGTAAATGTTTCAAGTGTTTATTATTAGTTCTACAAAATTGGGAATAGATCAAAGGAGTTTTAGATCCACATTGAAAAGTTAAACTCATGTACTTAAATTACTTGAGGTAGTAACAGGGTAATAGCCATTAGAGactctgtttttatttttttttgtcttgttaTTTCCCATGGATGGCTAGAGGAGGCATGACTGTGTCTCTGTATTCAGAAGCTTGAACAGTAAGGAACCGTAGGACCTCAGCAAATAAATAAAGgcaatatatataattgtaatcttataATTAGCGATCCTCTCAGCTGCAGATCACCAAGTGAATTGGCCCATTTTCTCTTAATTTAGTTAGAACTTAAAGAATAATGATTGccttttatgttgttttgtatttttgacAATTCCAATTGCATATTTGTCTGACACTGATTGATTGTTAAAGGTCTACTGTTCTTTATAGCTTAAATTGATTTTAGGACATATAAGTGTTCCATCACCTGGTTCATAGATGCTTGTCGCATAGGTTTACCCTGCAAAATATCCtaatctatttttgttttgcattgTTTGCTTTTAGTATCTTGTTGACAGACACAATTTTGTATGATGACAAAGATATCATGAACTAGTTTGTTTGATcccaataattttttgaaaaaaaaaaaaacttttaatccCATCATTTGCATATTCAGAGATATTAACTGATGATTTGTTGCTGCTTCGGGAAAAATATGAAACtaatttgataataaatttgaCCCAAAACTCTACTGGACTTCCGAATTATTAACCAAAGCAGATCCAGAAATGATTGGTAAGGAAACATCAGACGGtgttaaaatgttttaatattagATTTGATGATGCTAGAGCCATTGTCAGTGGCCTAGGTAAAGATTGGATCACTGGATACAACCGTTGGTTCTAAGTGACATTGGATGACTTTGAAGGGCGTAATACAATGCTGGACTTATTTTCCTCCTCTTTCTTATACCTCACATATAATTTAGTGTTGTTAATATCATtgataaattattcatttatgGTTGATTATGGGAATCATTGCATTGCAACATTAGGTCTGGGTGCAGTATGGAATGTTGCTGATGTGTCAAAAGGATCAACTGTGGTGATTTTTGGTCTTGGAACTGTAGGCCTATCCGTAAGTAAAGGCACTTAGCAATAGTATCTTAGCTTCTCAACTGACGAGTGATAATATTTTCCAAATTGTAGCTAACATTCCTTCAATTAGGTTGCTCAAGCCGCAAAACTAAGAGGTGCATCTAGAATAATTGGTGTTGACAACAACCCACAGAAGTGTGAAAATGGTACCATATTCAGTCCCCTAAATTACTCcttaatctatttttaattattcccTTGATTATTTATTGTTGTCGTCTTGGTTGTTACCACAGCTAAGGCTTTTGGGGTTACAGAAGTTCTTGACCCGAATTCCTGTGAAGAACCTATTGCTCAGGTGGGTTTATCTTCTCATCACAAAATTATCCGATTTAACTTATCATACTTTATCATATGgagaatattttatataactttaattGATGAATAACCAAAGTATGGTACAAGATCAAATATTTCATGTGATCCatacaaatttatcattaatcttattttggttaaatatgatttCTCTTCAGCACAAAAACTATAAGTATGTGGACAAAAAGGTTATGATGTCAAACAGCCATTAATATATGTTGAAAATTTCCAGGTTATTAAGCGGATTACTGATGGTGGAGCAGATTTCTCTTTTGAATGTGTCGGTGACACTGATATGATAACCACTGCATTGCAGTCATGCTGTGATGTAATGCTCTATATAcccaaaatcatttaaaagcTTTTATTCATTATAATTGGATTCATTGCTTTTCCTTGGTTGCGTAGGGATGGGGTTTGACTGTAACACTTGGGGTGCCAAAGGCAAAACCTGCGATGTCAGCTCATTATGGACTACTACTGATGGGAAGAACATTGAAAGGATCTCTATTTGGAGGTTGGAAACCAAAATCTGATCTTCCTTCGTTAGTAGAGAAGTATGTCA is a window of Vigna unguiculata cultivar IT97K-499-35 chromosome 4, ASM411807v1, whole genome shotgun sequence DNA encoding:
- the LOC114182267 gene encoding alcohol dehydrogenase-like 6 isoform X2, whose translation is MTCRQCTSGKSNICQVLGLERRGLMHSDQKTRFSVKGKPVYHYCAVSSFSEYTVIHSGCAVKVSPHAPLEKICLLSCGVAAGLGAVWNVADVSKGSTVVIFGLGTVGLSVAQAAKLRGASRIIGVDNNPQKCENAKAFGVTEVLDPNSCEEPIAQVIKRITDGGADFSFECVGDTDMITTALQSCCDGWGLTVTLGVPKAKPAMSAHYGLLLMGRTLKGSLFGGWKPKSDLPSLVEKYVNKEIQIDDYITHNLPFHDINKAFNLMKEGKCLRCVIHMPR
- the LOC114182267 gene encoding alcohol dehydrogenase-like 6 isoform X1, with product MAPSTPQVITCKAAVAWGAGEPLVMEEVEVSPPQPMEIRIKVVSTSLCRSDLSAWESHAIFPRIFGHEGSGIVESVGLGVTEFKEGDHVLTVFIGECMTCRQCTSGKSNICQVLGLERRGLMHSDQKTRFSVKGKPVYHYCAVSSFSEYTVIHSGCAVKVSPHAPLEKICLLSCGVAAGLGAVWNVADVSKGSTVVIFGLGTVGLSVAQAAKLRGASRIIGVDNNPQKCENAKAFGVTEVLDPNSCEEPIAQVIKRITDGGADFSFECVGDTDMITTALQSCCDGWGLTVTLGVPKAKPAMSAHYGLLLMGRTLKGSLFGGWKPKSDLPSLVEKYVNKEIQIDDYITHNLPFHDINKAFNLMKEGKCLRCVIHMPR